Within Sphingobium sp. SCG-1, the genomic segment CGTATTTCGACGGCTGCGACACGTTCATGTTTCCCCAGTTGCGGATTAAGCCAGGCCTTCAGCTCCTGGTCATTCACTGCCGGCGCATCGTCCTGCAAAGTCACGAACGCCTTGGGCATTTCGCCGCGATAGGAATCGGGAATACCGATCACCAGCGCCTCCTTGATCGACGGATGGTGATAGAGGATTTCCTCGATCTGGCTCGGGAACACCTTGAAGCCCCCGACAGCAATCATGTCTTTCAGGCGATCGACGATCTTAACATAGCCGTCTTCGTCGATCAGGCCCACGTCGCCGGTGCGCAGCCACCCGTCCACGAACACTTCGGCGTCCGCATCGGGGCGCTGCCAGTAGCCCTTCATGATCTGCGGGCCGGAAAAGAGCAGTTCCCCCGGTTCACCTTCCGGCGGAGGCTTAGTCGGGTCTTCGCGATCGACCAGCTTAACTCGGGTGCCGGGTACAGGCTGACCCACCGTGCCGGTCTTGTTCAATCCGTCATAGGGATTGGAGCACACAACGGGGCTGCTCTCGGTAAGGCCATAGCCCTCCACCAGCTTGGCGCCCGTCGCCTCCTCAAACCGCTGCTTCACTTCCAGCGGCAGCGGCGCGCCGCCCGAAATACAGGCGCGGAGGGACGAAAAATCGATATTGCGGATCGCAGGATGATCCAGCAGCGCCTGATACATGGTCGGCACGCCGGGTAGCGAGGTTGCCTTCGTCCGCTGGACCGCAGCGAGTACCTGCACGGCCTCGAACCGCGGCAGCATGACGATTTCTCCACCATTCAAGACGGTGCGGTTCAGCGTGCAGGTATTGGCGAAGACATGGAAGAAGGGCAGCACGCCAATGATCCGGTCCGCCGTTCCAGCCTGCGGATCAATCATCTGCACCTGCCGCGCGTTCGCCGTCAGGTTCTGATGAGTCAGCATTGCGCCTTTGGGCTGGCCGGTGGTTCCGCCGGTATATTGCAGCAGGGCCACATCTTCGACCGGATCGACCGTCTGAACGGTGCAGTTGCCCTTGTTGGCGATCAGCTTCGAGAACGAGACGACGCGCGGATCATGCGGCCGCTCGACGATCTCCGTCTTCTTGAACATGCGATACAGGATCGACTTGCCCCTGGGCAAGGCACCCGCAATCGATCCGACGACCAGCTTTTCCAGGCTGCTGCCTTCCAGCACTTCCAGCGCAGTCGGCAGCAACGCTTTGGCTGACAGCGTGAAGAGGATCTTCGTTCCGCTGTCCTCCACCTGATGCGCCAGTTCGGTAGCCGTGTAGAGCGGCGAGAAATTGACGACGATCGCGCCCGCCATCATCGCCCCATAATAAGCCGCGACATAATGGGGCACGTTGGGCAGGTAGAGCCCGACCCGATCACCCTTCTGCACCCCCATCGCCTGAAGGCCGCATGCCACGCGCCGCACGCCATCAAGACATTCGGCATAGCTGTATTTACGGCCCAGAAAATCGATGAGGTGGCCATGCGGATGGGCGGTCGCGCTGTTGACGAACATGTCCGTCAGGGACAGCGGAGGGAACACCTGATCCCAGGGTGTGGGATGGTTGTAGCGGCTGTTCCAGACGGTGTTTTCTCTCTCCATTGACAGAGATGTAAGTGGAGATTGCGAGGCTGACAATCCGCTATCAGTGCGTAGAATTTCAGCAGGTTGCCGCGAACGTAAAGGAGGCACGATGCCGTAACGGCACCGCACCTCCTAAAAAATTCCGGATCATGTCGGCGATGCGGGGAAGTACCCCGCAGAGCCTCATG encodes:
- a CDS encoding long-chain-fatty-acid--CoA ligase — encoded protein: MERENTVWNSRYNHPTPWDQVFPPLSLTDMFVNSATAHPHGHLIDFLGRKYSYAECLDGVRRVACGLQAMGVQKGDRVGLYLPNVPHYVAAYYGAMMAGAIVVNFSPLYTATELAHQVEDSGTKILFTLSAKALLPTALEVLEGSSLEKLVVGSIAGALPRGKSILYRMFKKTEIVERPHDPRVVSFSKLIANKGNCTVQTVDPVEDVALLQYTGGTTGQPKGAMLTHQNLTANARQVQMIDPQAGTADRIIGVLPFFHVFANTCTLNRTVLNGGEIVMLPRFEAVQVLAAVQRTKATSLPGVPTMYQALLDHPAIRNIDFSSLRACISGGAPLPLEVKQRFEEATGAKLVEGYGLTESSPVVCSNPYDGLNKTGTVGQPVPGTRVKLVDREDPTKPPPEGEPGELLFSGPQIMKGYWQRPDADAEVFVDGWLRTGDVGLIDEDGYVKIVDRLKDMIAVGGFKVFPSQIEEILYHHPSIKEALVIGIPDSYRGEMPKAFVTLQDDAPAVNDQELKAWLNPQLGKHERVAAVEIRDALPKTLVGKLSRKELVAEERAKAAAVPA